Part of the Vigna radiata var. radiata cultivar VC1973A chromosome 11, Vradiata_ver6, whole genome shotgun sequence genome is shown below.
AGGCACATAAGGTCCTTCACCAGTTCTGCATGTTTTCTAGTTCAGTGATCATTTCATCCTTTTgcctataaaagaaaaattactatTTAATCTGTTTAGTaatgattctttttattatttatgtgaGATGTCTCTTCTATCTTAGATGAATGCTGATGATGTAAGATTTCCCTTTCAGTTCAACAGTAGTAGCACACAATTGTGTTATGGGAATACTTAGTGTTTTCACTTGTACCATGTTCTATTTCTATTTAGTTAGCCTGACCCTTGGTTTAGTGTACACGGGGAATGcatatgatatatttatatatttatttttatcatttatagaTACAACCTAGCGAATTGAACAATAATACTCCGAAGCATGTTATGATGACTTCAGCTGTTTTATATGTAGATGTCTAAATATTCCCTGAAGGGATTTGTTGTTGGCCTCCCTTTTGACAGGCATCGGGTGGCTTCTGAAGTGAGTTTCATTTCATTgatcattcatatatttttttcattttcctgtactcatacattttttttataggcTGCGCCGGTGAAGATCTTAATTGATCACCTCTGTAGAACAAAAATGCTTGAAGGAGTAAAGTATACATATTGGAATGAGTGCTTTACATCAAAGGTGGGTTAACATGATTGCTATTATGAAACTTAATGAATTTACATTTTCCCCGTgctattttttcaaaatgactCCAACCTCTCCCTTGGTTGGTGTTTACCActgttgaaaaaattaaatatctacGAAGTGTGAAGTGCATATTGTATATTGAAGTTGAACATTTCTACACGGAACAAAATGATTTACATGAATTCTTGTACAAAATAATGTGGTTAAATGTAAGTGGAGAAAGATTAAGGTGATGAaggaaagaaatttgaaaatcttGATTGAAATAATTGGCACATTGTTCATAAAGTTGCCAATTTCTTCCAGCGAATAAACTCAAAGAATGTGACAAAATCTAAAGTAGAACTTTGTTTGCAGAATGTGGAATTGCTGTTAAAACCTTTGAACTTGAATCATCCCGTACTCTCCAAGACTATTCTAGACAAGTTTGCAGCGGTAGGAATACTTCAAGTGAGTTCTTTGAGCTGCTTCTTGACATAATCTACTATTGTGCTCCTCATGTTACTCATTTTGGTAAAGACAATGTGTTCTCTTCATTGTACGAAGGGTCTATTTGAACATGATTCTCCATAAGAAATCTTaggagagaaaaggaaaaagaaaaaaggaaatgaaaattaacttatataaaagttaaaaacaaaaatttagagAAGTTATATGAAAGGGGTTCTACAAAATAGcttatacataaactaattttagctTCTGAAAagactcattttttttttcttcttaaattgtCTATTCTAGATGTGCTTTCAGAAAAGTATGTGCAAAAAGACCATAAgcatattaaaaatgtattagcCAGTGAGGCCTCAAATTGATGTGTATATTTTTCTCTGAAGTAGGAAatggtttatttgtttttcttttacatttataagCCAAATGTATGACAATGAAAGCCTTGAACCGAAAAATAAGTGATTCCTTATCTGTATTTATTCGGCAACATCCTCTACTAGATGGCCGTCATCTGATCTGACTATTTATGCACTATAGCACCAGTATATTCTGTCTGGTTTTCATGATTCGGATAGGAATTAGattaaattgaaaagtaaattttttatttgcaattGGGCAAATTGGACCCTATTTATTTGCAAGGGATTCTGAAGTTCAATCTGAACCACGTAAACATCTTGTTTagatttttatatcatttgagGCTGTATGTTATGTTGAGCTATATAATTAGGTTTCtacttaaatgtttttattttttaggggtaCCTGGATTTTGTCAACAGGAAGATGAAGCAGACAGCAGTGGAGTGAGGAACTCTTaattttttgttccttttcaATCTTGCTATGttagtctctcttttttttttttcctttgcgtGATTGCTATTTCTTAAAACTAGTAACTTACTGTGGTAGCTCTCccctttttacttttatgcACCTTTTCTCTTTATAGGTTTCACATTATTTGATGAATTAATGCTCTTTCTACAGGTGTAGGCATGGGTCACAAATCACAACTACCTCTGAATTAAAGGTTGGTTGGGGGACAGTATaatggattttaaatttttcctaTAAATGCATTCTCTATTCTGAAGCTGAAATGGAATGAATCATGTGACTTTAAGTCATATTAGTATTAGTTTACAACCTTGATGAAATAGTTAGATGCGGGGCTTAGTTTATGTTTCATTATGATTTGATAAGACGAGCGGCCATAAAATGACAACACTGTAGATTACATAAATTATTGGGattaatttgattcatttttctTACACCAAGTACTcgtatttttaacttatatcactgtttatgaaattgttttttatttatgaatttttgtatTACATTGGAGGGAATTTATCAAACTTCTAATATTACATCATTATTTTAGCCTGTAACCGACTGAGATGAAAGCTCCGCGCGAGGTAGATCCATTTATTCCATTGAGAAGATTTTGGTTAAACTATTTAAGGTGCGGGGAAAATTGGCACGTTATGTAtgattttgtagaaaaaaaaagaaagacaga
Proteins encoded:
- the LOC106777161 gene encoding uncharacterized protein LOC106777161 isoform X3 — protein: MRYMKPLQLFQHLSNSTRNQRGRLLGLDVGEKYVGLALSDFDNKIASPFSVLVRKKSNICLMASDFQNLMSKYSLKGFVVGLPFDRHRVASEAAPVKILIDHLCRTKMLEGVKYTYWNECFTSKNVELLLKPLNLNHPVLSKTILDKFAAVGILQGYLDFVNRKMKQTAVE
- the LOC106777161 gene encoding uncharacterized protein LOC106777161 isoform X4, encoding MRYMKPLQLFQHLSNSTRNQRGRLLGLDVGEKYVGLALSDFDNKIASPFSVLVRKKSNICLMASDFQNLMSKYSLKGFVVGLPFDRHRVASEAAPVKILIDHLCRTKMLEGVKYTYWNECFTSKGYLDFVNRKMKQTAVECRHGSQITTTSELKVGWGTV
- the LOC106777161 gene encoding uncharacterized protein LOC106777161 isoform X1; its protein translation is MRYMKPLQLFQHLSNSTRNQRGRLLGLDVGEKYVGLALSDFDNKIASPFSVLVRKKSNICLMASDFQNLMSKYSLKGFVVGLPFDRHRVASEAAPVKILIDHLCRTKMLEGVKYTYWNECFTSKNVELLLKPLNLNHPVLSKTILDKFAAVGILQGYLDFVNRKMKQTAVECRHGSQITTTSELKVGWGTV
- the LOC106777161 gene encoding uncharacterized protein LOC106777161 isoform X2, whose amino-acid sequence is MRYMKPLQLFQHLSNSTRNQRGRLLGLDVGEKYVGLALSDFDNKIASPFSVLVRKKSNICLMASDFQNLMSKYSLKGFVVGLPFDRHRVASEAAPVKILIDHLCRTKMLEGVKYTYWNECFTSKNVELLLKPLNLNHPVLSKTILDKFAAVGILQGYLDFVNRKMKQTAVECRHGSQITTTSELKPVTD